The following DNA comes from Metopolophium dirhodum isolate CAU chromosome 8, ASM1992520v1, whole genome shotgun sequence.
ataaacttatattttaatattatatattcctacTGCTTAACAAACTGTCCGTCTATTGTtggctcattttattttttttgttcaccgaAATTATCAAAGAATTGTTAATCGTTTCCGACTAATGTCGATAATTATTGGCGATTATCAtagatgatacaaaatatattaggtatattatgataaatccattaaacttatataatactcAGTACCTTTATGGTCAATTGATAAATTGtgtgttcttttacagaaatctttgtgatctgcaacgtATGAATAGatacggttaagttgaattattattatttgtttattgtcatatttgtatataataatatattttagtcgtttcaattacccacgaataatatttttaaaataggtatagcacGAACTACAATCGttcttctttgtttaaatatctgatttcgtccaatttgattataaaaatataaaataactaggtataagaaaaactattttttctaaaaaaattttttagattttttggttacagaataatctatttacgtggaactttgttttcaaatttcaaaccttagctacaaaagttgaaatatcatttttcaattttaaagttcataaattgtgcctatttattttaaaaaatttcacctgttattgtaacaatatatcaggagccttttattaaatgttcatgctTTTTGACCCCACTACTAaaactttattgacatttatagaaaataaaactaaaaaaaatggaaactgaaaatgcccgcaAACAgccaaaacaagtcaaaatattttggtggtgtatagaaaatgctattataaacaatcaggggaaattgcatgtaccttagctatctacgatcatttgacttaaagttacaccaaaaactaaaatttattttgttaaaacgtgatattattggtataggttaaatttctattttataatagatcaatagccaatagattacctataaatcacatttttttatttaaatcccggTAGTCATTTGGCATGCAAACTATAACTGAAATAGATAACCAGAATAGGTACATTGCTGATCACAAAGTACTTTCTGTAAAAGTACattcgatttaatatttatcaatggactgtatagatacttagtataatataaagttctatggatttatcatagtaaataatatattttataatatctatggcaatcgtcaattgtcgacattcgtcggcgacgataaacaattttaataatttcagtgaacaaataagtaataagccaTCGATATAGACCGACAGTTATGagccgtatacattataatgtaagttctaacacaaactcacacatttcgttatgatcaggtattcaggttattttcataaaatattttgatacttttaagtttcagttcagagcgagatgaagatggataaaGATAGTTTCTTCGGTGACGGCGGCACTCTAGCcaggtttcaccggaagagtcgatgcttacgcgtaagtttgttttcatattattactattttacatttactttttaggcttaaattaaatatttattgccacggacaatctgttaactgggttacgtagaagcatttataagtttaatcccaaaagcgcaatgtataaaatacgcgagaccgtcttcgttatAGGTTAGTTAAGTTTAATACGcaactttttgcatgttatactatacgccgggtatcacttTAGGTTTGCgcgatatatttaaaacaatataatattattaatctttatattttatatttttatatacataaatacattatacaccccatatattttattagcatacttacagcttttttagtgtagtttataccctatagatggctatagatataggtattaaatgtcttgcaattatatattttactataattattaatttcattataatataatataacaatacacaaataattttttcgaaaaatatatgtaacatgtatagttcatacaattatgaatttatagttaatagaaatgcggatgttttacttcatagatatttttttattgaaatcgtgtaaataatttgattaaacaatcaggttggtaacctaacctactcatcactagtatacattttttatattacgtgtaaaatcaccaacacaaggtgcagactgcatttaaaaaattaataacataaaataaaatataaaataatgttgtagtagaagctggaaactttagtttattctaatttataagccaattaatgtaaccgagaatgtaactattaaattcataattgaattaagagatcactttgggataaatgccaaacgtataaatgtaaattaaattaaaaataattaaaaaacattttgtgaaaagaacaagattactgctaatatttaagttttaattattattaacaaataaatacaaataatttaaaaatttaaaaaaaattaagaacacatcattataaaattaatacagtcatcgatccgctcagaatctaaaactatataCTTAGAATTtcagaaatctagttggtattatggtatttgatgaatttactgtatacgtttggctttatgttaactctaaaatccagtaatcacatttttatttaataattcataaaatacaatatactcttataaaaaaattattgtgcttctgatatctattcaccaccttaatcaataattaaattgataaactaaaataataatttaaataatacctatatcatattattataattcaaattcaaaattataaactattttggttttattgtcatatcaaatttcaataaacaaattggtccttaacacggaactctttgatataaaaagttgcattatattatatccgtggattcatcatattgacgtacctagtataatatctatatcatttatttatttatctatggcaaacctccaagtcgttgcagaagacacagtcgattaaaaattctaaaatttcaataagcaacgAAAatttgagcaaaaaacttactgcgtttcgtataattttatttttcataaattacaatattctaagttccgtaatctggagcgtttcctcatgggtgtcacagttcacacacgtcacggattccgccgaaagagtcgataattaaagtaagtttgtttttatattcttttggggcttaaatttacttttaagacttaaaataaatatttaatgtcacgaaaaatgtgctatccaagtgttgtatgcgcatattttagttagaaatgtataaaatacgcgagatataaacgtcgtcgtcgtttttccagtccctgttcgtagaataattataattaataggagcttacctatataaggtacttaatatatatatgttttggtttaatttatagaaatatatgttatagcttataactgataatagtcataagatacaattttaattaataactgataattttttttccaaatacaacgttataagttataggtaactattaatttagtgtcacatacttaacttctattgttcacctaatatctatattctatatcatagggattagggacgtatacatttattggtatagtattaaataaattaatgaaatagaacaaacacacctactataattattagtaataataatatatccatggataaattattaaaatacaaaacgaacaaacgaaaaacgattctgagcaaagacatggttaactaataaataatattgagattaaagtaatttattttattattaggcattagtacatacaatttagtaggataaagtcatttttgcctaaaaaattacatttgaaagtgtcatcgtgtatatatattataataatatactctaaaagtttcataaatccgcgaatacctactatttttaaattacaacaaaataactaaaatcgttattcttggttttaatatgtaatttcgtccaaattttaacttataatatctgtaaaaagtaactgtgtttataatagattatttggttacaatatgaaccaggggtGGACTgagccggcgggatactgggaactttccgGTGGGCCgctattcaaaaatgatttgttattgctatatatttataattattattaatatagaagatcggcataaatcggtagaaaatcggtataaatatgaattataaatattttttattttcataccatgacgcgtgtgtgaaaaattgtttatattaagtgtttaagatgttcgATTTCGGTACgactgattgtccacccccttaatcttcagcatcaatgcatcagaaattattatttataattaggccacggatttaaatataaactgcattttctgaattttctatgacattgctttccaagcaaaaaattcgtttcatatattatcaacgaattgaaaaataaaattagaacatttatatgggttgaagtcaattttataaaaacttattaaaaaaaaattaaatacaattaaataaaggtaatttattttacttatatttctattttttaggtacccattatgttcgatactataactattCAGTTTTCagctatagaaaacaacacttgccaatatggaattactgtcgaagttttttattttaaaatatttcttaaattctttttattattttatttgaaacattatttttaagtattgggatcaataaaactatttttatttaattattattttatatcaattagaatttgttaataaaccaagtaaaaaaaccgttatctatattgtaaatttgaattcaatttaccgcatagaaacaaataaatgtttttttgaagataatgtaaaaatatccatcatccatcggttaggaccatatatatatttgctatgattaggacggtgaggttataattataaataatctatggcaaatgacaatcgtctgagacgaacagcgattccaatacgtactcacatatttcgttccattctggttattaagctaggtgcctatttttataaatgtcattaatctcaatacatccagactgaacttttggatcggagatatgcattttccttggcggagatgcacagctctgacactagacaatattatacactcgaagggaacgcgtttcgccggaataataaataattacgtaagttttgttcttctactctgttgacgcggtagacttaatgtaaatatttattgtcagacaaacttatatactcgctaggcgtagagtagtttttaaaatccagttgttataggtgtacaaaaattaagatattatgaaaaataccttaaattataatactttgcctacaactgttaatttattgttatagtagaataatttataaaatttgaaatcaatgattaggcaatggtTTTATAAGTAgaaaggtaggtttttatacctatacctaataaaataagaaaatacataatgattaatgttatttaatatgatttgtaagtacataacagattatacctaccacttggtgacgattatttttgtcttatacgttcttcgtaattccgttccgtcacgatagttttagttttcgttaaatgtgaaacatacattttcgaCGCATACGGATACGggtattaaacatttgggttttaagagaacacctcaaacgtacgttttattttgggggttttacgggatatacctataggaaattttcttcaaattttcacatttcactatttgatattatgatattatttgtacctaggttaagtttctgttttagaatcgatcgataggttacctaggtatatcacattctttaatttaaattctggtagtcgagtattggacaagtacctacgtaacttataattcgtatcgtaatttaattactaaagaaatattatttccccaacagtgtctagggccaccggcaggataatgcattatagaatgtctataaacttatgGTCTagttatggttaaaattggcatgcgaccaactgggagcttgttctggaaaatttaaatggtctaataaggttcatctcattatttgaattaaattaatttttaagcgattgttgtgttagtttattttcatattattttggggcttacatttacttactttttagacttgaattaaatttttattgtcacggaaaatctgttaactcagtaacgtagaagcatatacgtttactacctaccaaaggcgcaatgtataataataataaattattcaccagtccgaacaatccaaacgctgtcttactcgtagtcgagttctagttgataactgacttgtgaataaatgtaatttttgttaggtataaaaataaaaattataaatccttgaatacaacatttaaaaatacaaactctgtgtaataaaaattaatattaggtatttattggtaggtttatataatatctgtagactgtaacgaataggtcattagaatattgttgaacattttactgcataagatgcgtgttatttcagaaatggtattcgtcagtgaaaattttcaaactgggaataatattatatcataagcagattgaaatgtgtgaacgtttcagtgcttcgaagactaagttccGTAGCagttttgattccgtcacggggtatgtattttcttatttctcagtaagtttttttttattattgttaattgatcaaaggatgtattgcccgaaatttttcaatatttgtattgtaattatactggtataacactatacCGGCTATCAATagagtcgtgttaaaaattagaaaattggcgaggtatgttatttttttaagtaattatttcgagtagggaattcgctcaatgatatttaaatattttcaccgagaatcaagtacgatgacttgtaggtaactagagactgagtgaataggaattaggaagtgtgtgatatggcgaagataaggaaatgggtcaacaggatttcagaatgtttggtgtatgaaagggaaagatgaaaaagaaatgtaaggttagggtaggtaagtggagtgagggtagcagatatgagaataataagttaggtgttaaggtacaaaagaggatagaataagaaattaattaattaagggtagtgtacatattgtagtgaaaacaagagagaataggtttaggtggttcggtcactgtatgataagagatagtgagagtggctatagaagttaatttaagggggaaatgaggggcgagaagactgaagaagagatggatagacagaataccgatcatatggaggagtggaatgagagtggctgaacctgtatatagctgtgagagacgggggaagaaaaagtgttaaggtagaatagttatgttaacaatacgTAGGTAATACGTAACGTaatcagttgataaatattttctttcattgttatgtttacaatatcgaataccttgatggttagtaggaaaagatcatcacaaagctcacgaccagtgatggtagtcgtctatcatcaccatagcttcaactaaccataggtttatttaactaaccttcttatgactcattaggacactttgaataaaaagatcccgagttgcaggttgccaaacttaattgtttgattatcaagttgatcctttgattgttgacaccatggatagtccacgcctatgttaaatacatttcagatcgcgttcccggaggggaaggcaattgaggctcctttatattgatagtcgatactcgatataggtatactttatttggcctcaattgttcccctcgaagaccgatgataagaccattatgtcctatccatatctttattatctatgatggagccatacccagctcactcgtgtaaacttgttgctggttgggatgtcagcgcactatttgttttccatctttgacccacgcgtagcataccaaatgtacgattaagaaaacactaaaatgattgtgcgtgggtcagagagagaaataaatggtgcgctaaaaatctgacattctcttcagtggcgtatttaggattttcttgaggggggggggatatagaaattagaaatacattttcaaagaaaCCAGTTAtgcaagacttttttttttttgctaatccctaatttttaatcactaatcaagtataggtattttaaaagacaatattaatcaatgaatagcattttaagtttaacataataatctaatgaataaaaaatatattaatagcttaatatagatttataataatcaacacaatgaaataaatttataaaatatttagctaattaataatttgttctgtaaaaatgtaaaatatcgtataattatattgatcattgatatctattatctacataggtatatataacacaTAGGCAGATATAGCCATTTATTTGCAgtgattttacaaaacaaactcCAGTCTTCTATTTTTCAGAGACAATTCATCAATGACTTCATCTGGTGTAATCTTTGTTTCTGTATGGCATGCTAATAGAGCCAATCCATTCAGTCTAgtctataataacaatgaaatacacaattttataaatactttcaataatatatcataatttaaaatctgcaAATTTACTTCATTCATACTATTCCTGAGATaagttttaattctttttaaattagagaATGATCGTTCAGGAGTTGTTGTTGACACTGGAagcgtacaaaatatttttatcaacatgtAAATGTTGGGATAAAATTCTTTATCACAAATTTCTAATGCCTGTAATCCTGAACTAAGAATGATATTATCtgtaaatagttttgttttccACATATTGAATTCGGCTATGCTATTGAATTTATCTACAACGGGTGAATATATGTTCACAAGCTTATTAAATTGTTCTCGGTCATTTATCTCTAGTGGCAATGGCTgggttttaaaaatgcaatcgAACCCTATAacagtaaatatcaaataataaaatactttggcaaattagttatttatatagctattcagtatttgtacttatattataatttataataatataatgtcaatagagatttttttttgaaaatataatataaaatatgtaataactagttTATACCttcaaaaaaacttttatgatttataaaacgcTCAGTAAGTTGTGATATAAAGTAATCAATATATGGTAAAAATACTGTTACACGATAGTATTGTTCGGTAgaatgattttgtaaatttggatTAGCTCTATGTGTTTGTTTAGAAGAAATTCTTTTCTCTAGCAATTCAATTCCAACATCATCTGCCAttttctgtaatatattaataaatatttggggGTATAtttatgatgtaggtacatcataaatattattttaaatattaaacagtatattaaagtaaaagattactttgacattattatagataattttgaattctatttcattattttctctgatacattttaaagtagctattacattttctactatgagtattgtctttttcaaatcaatttgaACTTTTTGCAATTGTTTACACAGCGGAAGTCCataagaaaataatacctaaaacaaaatttaaaaataacacaatatatgtacctaaatgtatataaaatagatattatctgAACCTTTATAACAATCAAAGAAATCATAAACTCTGAATCTTTTAACGCTTTCTGAAGCATTTCAGCATCTGTTGATTCTTTCCAATCAGATATAATGTCTAACGCATTGAGAACAAATGAAAATAGTTCAGAAAAATCATTTACAGAATCATAACGTTGAATCCAACGAGTAGCACAAAGCCGTTTGAGTTGTTTTACTTGGGGTGCATTATTTGAATTCTCAATGGTATTTAAAAGAACAGAATTTCTTTTAGgggtattgaaaaaattataaactttttcgATCACCCCCAAACAATTTCTGATAGGTTTTATGCCACTAGCTGTTGAAACAGCTAAATTCAGCGAATGTGCtgcacaatgtacatattatatagcgttggggtatttAGATTTCACAATAGTCTGTACTCCTTTAAATCGACCAGCCATATTACTGGCCCCATCATAGCCTTGGCCATATAAATAATTGCAATCAATTCCACATCTGTTTAAGCctaccaacaaaaaaatgtaattaaataatataaataaataaagtgaataaataaataaatcataaatgtgttatttacaattaccatttaatattgagTTAGCCAAGTCATAACCAGTCAAGctatcaatttcaaaaaatcgtaaaaagttCTCATGcaacttattgtttttatcaatatatcaaACATATATACTGAGTTGCTCTTTAGTCGATATGTCGGTTGTTTCATCAGCCAGAACAGAGaaacatttagatttattaatcACATTAACTAGTTTCCTTAGTAAAATTGTGTTACATGActgaattatttcattttgtataaTTGGACTCGTATATTTATTACGTTTCCCTGAACCCTCAAGAACATTACGCAAAAATTCATCTCCTTTTGCTCTGTACTTGAGAATACCACGGAAATGGCCTTGCCTTGaatcatctaaaaaataaaagttaaaagttgcaaacaataataacatgttttttacaataataattgtaaatccaTAATTAGCATGACTGGAGCATTATTGTCCAATAGTTATATGACATTGATAATTCagtttaattatacttaagtattattattattaaatggtaaaagtttatacaatttagtttttagtttctaTATTTATGCTTACCATCTACTAAGATATCACCAAAATCTCTATGTCCTCTCAAAGCCAACTCTTCTTTACCACATAGAATTATACACTCAATAATTGGTCCTATTTTCCTtctattttcttcaatttgtACCATTCTAAACAAATTCACAGAATCAATGTActtcaaaaatttaaactttaaagtaagggttatcatattatgcatttaatattacctacctattattatctatgcgtTCTATTATAGACAGttcctttttttctattattttaaaaagtgttcAGAGTCTAGAACAGACAATGTATGATATTTCAAACTTCCACGAGCCcgaaaagtctaaaaaaaaatgtattaaatattttagcaaatgtctctggaataaatcatttaaattatcaaacctCTTTTGCCTTCTTCCAGTTGCTGAAAGCAACAGTAACAAGGCTACCCAAAGGCTGGCTTCCAACACCACCATTTTTTGCAAACAGTACACAGTATTTACAGGATGTCCCATTTTTGACATTTGAATACGCCAGCCAATTAAATTCTTTTAGCCATTTATGCTGAAATCTTAAGCcacgtttttcatattttgcaaGCAATGGGAATTTATATTCAACATCTGGTACCCATAGATTAGTTAGCACCttgaataaatatcattttaaataacaaactaattatttttaataaatattataaaattaaatttaaaatatagacattaaataaaaataaatatgcataatttaaaaaaaatactaattcaataaatattaatgtgttaagtattgaaataatttatcaactagTATGTAACTTACAAGCTTTTTATCAGCATCTGTTAAAGATAAACATTCTACAAAATAACCTATGTCATTAGCATTGCCGAGCGTTTGattattttcacaaataaaatcatcctttaatcaataattgaaacatattattatattaatgccaCAATAATAACtagaatatattaaacaatttttaagccaaattattaaattgtatttgtttccaTATGTCAAGTAAAACATGCTATTTGaagctaataaatatataataatatataatataaataatataatgcctaaataatttaagagatctatttaagtgagttataaatttata
Coding sequences within:
- the LOC132950830 gene encoding 52 kDa repressor of the inhibitor of the protein kinase-like; its protein translation is MLQKALKDSEFMISLIVIKVLFSYGLPLCKQLQKVQIDLKKTILIVENVIATLKCIRENNEIEFKIIYNNVKKMADDVGIELLEKRISSKQTHRANPNLQNHSTEQYYRVTVFLPYIDYFISQLTERFINHKSFFEGFDCIFKTQPLPLEINDREQFNKLVNIYSPVVDKFNSIAEFNMWKTKLFTDNIILSSGLQALEICDKEFYPNIYMLIKIFCTLPVSTTTPERSFSNLKRIKTYLRNSMNETRLNGLALLACHTETKITPDEVIDELSLKNRRLEFVL